In the Haloferula helveola genome, one interval contains:
- the fabD gene encoding ACP S-malonyltransferase, producing MSDVVLLFSGQGAQKVGMGKDFHEASESARKLFEEANQSLGMNLSGVMFDGPDEELTRTSRCQPALYLHGLVAMTLLKERVPSLNPVAAAGLSLGEFTAHASAGTFSMADGLRLVAKRGGFMEEACEATTGAMAAMIGGDESAVVELADECGVDVANFNAPGQIVISGSVEGIDAAVEKAKDKGIRRAIKLNVAGAYHSRLMQSAQDKLAVELGSVEMTAPSIPVVCNYGATEVSDPAAVRSMLEKQVTGSVRWTDSIQLLVGKGHTTFIELGPGKVLAGLVSKIAKDVTVHSVEDLPSLEACVEALG from the coding sequence ATGAGCGACGTCGTACTACTTTTTTCCGGTCAGGGCGCCCAGAAGGTGGGCATGGGCAAGGATTTCCACGAGGCATCCGAATCGGCCCGGAAGCTCTTCGAGGAGGCGAACCAGAGCCTCGGGATGAATCTGAGCGGCGTGATGTTCGACGGGCCGGATGAGGAACTGACCCGCACTTCGCGCTGCCAGCCGGCGCTCTACCTGCACGGTTTGGTCGCGATGACGCTGCTCAAGGAGCGGGTGCCTTCGCTGAATCCGGTGGCGGCCGCCGGTCTCTCGCTCGGTGAATTCACCGCCCACGCGTCAGCCGGGACCTTCTCGATGGCGGACGGCCTTCGTTTGGTCGCCAAGCGCGGCGGCTTCATGGAAGAGGCGTGTGAGGCGACCACTGGCGCGATGGCCGCGATGATCGGCGGCGACGAGTCGGCCGTGGTCGAGCTCGCCGACGAGTGCGGCGTGGACGTCGCGAACTTCAACGCCCCCGGGCAGATCGTCATTTCCGGAAGCGTCGAGGGAATCGATGCCGCGGTGGAGAAGGCGAAAGACAAGGGTATCCGCCGGGCGATCAAGCTGAACGTTGCGGGTGCTTACCACAGCCGGCTGATGCAGTCGGCGCAGGACAAGCTGGCGGTCGAACTCGGCTCCGTCGAGATGACTGCCCCTTCGATCCCGGTTGTCTGCAACTACGGGGCGACCGAAGTCAGCGACCCGGCGGCGGTCCGTTCGATGCTGGAGAAGCAGGTGACCGGATCGGTGCGCTGGACGGATTCGATCCAGTTGCTGGTCGGGAAGGGTCACACGACCTTCATCGAGCTCGGACCCGGCAAGGTGCTCGCGGGCTTGGTGAGCAAGATCGCCAAGGATGTGACGGTGCACTCGGTTGAGGATCTGCCGTCACTCGAAGCTTGCGTCGAGGCGCTAGGCTAG
- a CDS encoding HDIG domain-containing metalloprotein, whose translation MGFIDAFKRWRLARKGMSSGKKRRVQNDSSVSVSLDRSPWVRFTLYLLFCVAAAVLVLRTLAAGDEGSGPLTGALYAFFLALSAVTVVELNHPTVIERNSRVILLLFGILGQLALIRAVAIVAGLNSYAPVLGLLLTPFIVAPMIHAVLLGGRGGVFSAVYVSLLGTLLVPDADKALFLTVSLLCGLVAALTLRKTRRRVQLLRAGVYAGIMALLLSMIFGQIEFGKLVNGGRPEDWKLLGQAVAAALGVSVGTSLLVSGFLPVLEGMFKLTTDISWLELGDLNHKLLRRMQLEAPGTFHHSLVVASLAESAAEAVGANAAMCRVCAYFHDVGKLNKPEYFIENQHEGGENPHDSLTPTMSALIIIAHVKDGVDLAIKHHLNPRVIDVIREHHGDSLVSYFYRRAQEQKRAEIDKVEKKLENPEDLPKIDQKNFRYPGPTPRTRESGIISLADAVESASRSLKKPTPAKIRALVEDIVETRICDGQLDNCDLTIRDLAVVKDMFCKTLRSMLHSRIDYPKDEEKGRKSDLEQRTMGGKKAAEEKSAKAEGAKPPAPKPKATATQPVTGEAAESARS comes from the coding sequence GTGGGATTCATCGATGCATTCAAACGCTGGCGCCTCGCCCGGAAGGGCATGTCTTCGGGCAAGAAGCGCCGCGTTCAAAACGACTCGTCCGTCTCCGTCTCGCTGGACCGCTCGCCTTGGGTCCGCTTCACGCTCTACCTGCTGTTCTGTGTCGCTGCGGCCGTATTGGTCCTGCGAACACTGGCTGCGGGTGACGAAGGATCGGGACCGCTGACCGGAGCGCTCTACGCGTTCTTCCTCGCGTTGAGCGCGGTGACGGTGGTCGAGCTCAACCACCCGACTGTGATCGAGCGCAACAGCCGGGTCATCCTGCTGTTGTTCGGGATCTTGGGTCAGCTCGCACTGATCCGGGCCGTCGCGATCGTGGCGGGCCTCAATTCCTATGCTCCGGTTCTCGGACTGCTACTGACACCTTTCATCGTGGCTCCGATGATCCATGCGGTGCTGCTCGGCGGACGCGGGGGTGTCTTCTCGGCGGTCTATGTGTCACTGCTGGGGACGCTTCTGGTGCCCGACGCGGACAAGGCCCTGTTTCTCACGGTCAGCCTGCTCTGCGGTCTCGTAGCCGCCCTGACGCTGCGCAAGACCCGGCGTCGGGTGCAGTTGCTGCGTGCCGGTGTCTATGCCGGCATCATGGCCTTGTTGCTCTCCATGATCTTCGGCCAGATCGAGTTCGGGAAGCTGGTGAACGGCGGCCGTCCGGAAGATTGGAAGCTGCTGGGTCAGGCGGTGGCCGCAGCGCTCGGCGTCAGCGTCGGAACCTCGCTTCTGGTGAGCGGATTCCTTCCGGTCCTCGAGGGGATGTTCAAGCTCACGACCGACATCAGCTGGTTGGAACTGGGCGACCTGAACCACAAGTTGCTGCGGCGCATGCAGCTTGAGGCACCCGGGACCTTCCACCACAGCCTGGTGGTCGCGTCGCTGGCCGAGTCGGCCGCCGAGGCGGTGGGTGCGAATGCCGCGATGTGCCGCGTCTGCGCCTACTTCCACGACGTCGGCAAACTCAACAAGCCGGAGTATTTCATCGAGAACCAGCACGAGGGCGGCGAGAACCCGCATGACTCGCTGACGCCGACGATGAGCGCGCTGATCATCATCGCCCACGTGAAGGACGGTGTGGACCTAGCGATCAAGCACCACCTCAACCCGCGGGTCATCGACGTGATCCGTGAGCACCACGGCGATTCCTTGGTGAGTTACTTCTACCGTCGCGCGCAGGAGCAGAAGCGGGCCGAGATCGACAAGGTCGAGAAGAAGCTCGAGAACCCGGAAGACCTGCCAAAGATCGATCAGAAGAATTTCCGCTACCCGGGGCCGACACCGCGGACGCGTGAAAGCGGGATCATCAGCTTGGCCGACGCCGTCGAGAGCGCGTCGCGCAGTCTGAAGAAGCCGACCCCGGCGAAGATCCGCGCGTTGGTTGAGGACATCGTTGAGACCCGGATCTGCGACGGCCAGCTCGACAACTGCGACCTGACCATCCGCGATCTCGCGGTCGTGAAGGACATGTTCTGCAAAACGTTGCGGAGCATGCTGCACAGCCGCATCGACTATCCGAAGGACGAGGAGAAGGGCCGCAAGTCCGACCTCGAACAACGGACGATGGGTGGCAAGAAGGCGGCGGAGGAGAAATCCGCCAAAGCCGAGGGCGCCAAGCCGCCGGCTCCGAAGCCGAAGGCGACCGCGACTCAGCCGGTCACTGGAGAGGCTGCCGAGTCCGCCCGGTCATGA
- a CDS encoding PhoH family protein, translating into MIADEIEVKLEFETAPFLHSLFANDPRELKLLEERLQVRSVTRDGWILLVGPKDGVESAQRVFMDLEQAKRGGAEITPRDFRMAVEVAASGGDTGVSELTEVRLLGRRGRKPVVPKTPRQLEYLRAIEANDVCFGLGPAGTGKTYLAMAMALAMLKEKRIQRVVLTRPAVEAGEALGFLPGDLREKVAPYLRPLYDAIHDMIGTEEGERYLEDGTIEIAPLAFMRGRTLARSFVILDEAQNTTKEQMFMALTRLGEESRMVVTGDSSQVDLKPNIPSGLAEAERALEDVEGIGFVRFSGEDVVRHAVVGRIIAAYRRWRDS; encoded by the coding sequence ATGATAGCGGACGAGATCGAGGTGAAACTGGAGTTCGAGACAGCTCCGTTTCTGCATTCCCTTTTCGCCAACGACCCCCGCGAGCTGAAGCTGCTAGAGGAGCGCCTGCAGGTGCGGAGCGTGACTCGTGATGGCTGGATCCTGCTGGTAGGTCCGAAGGACGGGGTCGAGTCGGCGCAGAGGGTCTTCATGGATCTGGAGCAGGCGAAGCGCGGTGGAGCCGAGATCACGCCGCGCGATTTCCGGATGGCGGTCGAGGTCGCGGCGAGTGGCGGCGATACCGGCGTGAGCGAGCTCACCGAGGTCCGGTTGCTCGGGCGTCGCGGTCGCAAGCCTGTGGTGCCCAAGACGCCACGCCAGCTGGAGTATCTTCGGGCGATTGAGGCCAACGATGTCTGCTTCGGTCTCGGACCGGCGGGCACCGGCAAGACCTACCTCGCGATGGCAATGGCGCTGGCGATGCTCAAGGAGAAGCGAATCCAACGAGTGGTGCTGACCCGCCCGGCGGTGGAAGCCGGCGAGGCGCTGGGTTTCCTGCCCGGTGACCTGCGGGAGAAGGTAGCGCCTTACCTGCGCCCGCTCTACGACGCGATCCACGACATGATCGGCACGGAAGAGGGGGAGCGGTATCTGGAGGACGGGACGATCGAGATCGCGCCGCTCGCTTTCATGCGGGGACGGACTTTGGCTCGGTCGTTCGTGATCCTCGACGAGGCCCAGAACACGACCAAGGAGCAGATGTTCATGGCGCTGACCCGGCTCGGAGAGGAGTCGCGGATGGTGGTCACCGGAGATTCTTCGCAGGTGGACCTCAAGCCGAACATTCCGTCCGGACTCGCCGAGGCCGAGCGGGCGCTCGAAGACGTTGAGGGAATCGGCTTCGTGCGCTTTTCCGGCGAGGATGTCGTCCGTCATGCGGTGGTCGGCCGGATCATCGCCGCCTACCGGCGCTGGAGGGATTCCTGA
- a CDS encoding Gldg family protein, protein MSKEGSKLHPAGRAILAIIALVVIVISGNMLVASLGIGHKTLDLTEDRIHTLSDGTKNILEELAAPVEIRYYASRGSRYMSEEVKLQMQRLDDLLAEYENLSGDKLRIEDLNPEPDTDAEDSANLDGLTGASFDGENLYFGLAVSCLDRIVTIPLLSPQTGRLAMDETMLEYEISRAIAEVSATRKPVIGLMSALDLAGGPAGMPGQRPPQPWVIYNQLQQAYEVDDLTMTPGEIDPDKYKLVLLIHPAEITPEAEFAIDQYLLKGGTVVACVDPFSVAAQMTGGGNPMMGMPGAPTSSSLPTLMKAWGVEMATNQVVGDGRYQTVMNGNRPGLAVLTVPQEGMPQEDSIITKDLTSVTLFLPGGMTKTGGAGISIDTLVKASPEAGLVDNMPASRLDPSLVTTFRPDGKTYDLVLHLHGSFKTAFPDGDPAAKTEEAAGEAEEEQDGDAAPAEAADTTPATEATDGDANEEEAAPEEPKATSLTKAEKNGNVFLISDVDAFYDNFAYQVQRLGNIQLAQPINGNSSLLFNVIDQAASSTHLIGSRSRAATSRPFTVFREMEADANQKVGAKIQEFQDEANEAQQRLNELQSQKTRGTELYLTPEQEQEIKKLRSQEVDARKQIRELEKGLRREKDAIAARIITYNIAGVPLVIILVGLGLFATRRARTRAR, encoded by the coding sequence ATGAGCAAGGAAGGAAGCAAACTCCACCCGGCCGGCCGCGCGATCCTCGCGATCATCGCCCTGGTCGTCATCGTCATCTCGGGCAACATGCTCGTCGCGTCGCTCGGCATCGGCCACAAGACACTCGACCTCACCGAGGACCGGATCCACACGCTGTCCGACGGCACCAAGAACATCCTCGAGGAGCTCGCGGCACCGGTCGAGATCCGCTACTACGCATCCCGTGGCTCGCGCTACATGTCGGAGGAGGTCAAGCTCCAGATGCAGCGTCTCGACGACCTGCTGGCGGAATACGAGAACCTCTCCGGCGACAAGCTCCGGATCGAGGACCTCAACCCCGAACCCGACACCGACGCCGAGGACTCGGCGAACCTCGACGGGCTAACCGGCGCGTCCTTCGACGGCGAGAACCTCTATTTCGGGCTGGCGGTGTCGTGCCTCGACCGCATCGTGACCATCCCGCTTCTCAGCCCCCAGACCGGCCGCCTGGCGATGGACGAGACCATGCTCGAGTACGAGATCTCCCGCGCCATCGCGGAGGTCAGCGCCACCCGCAAGCCGGTCATCGGCCTAATGTCGGCCCTTGATCTGGCCGGCGGCCCTGCCGGCATGCCGGGCCAGCGCCCGCCCCAGCCATGGGTCATCTACAACCAGCTCCAGCAAGCCTACGAGGTCGATGACCTGACCATGACTCCGGGCGAGATCGATCCGGACAAGTACAAGCTCGTCCTCCTCATCCACCCGGCCGAGATCACCCCGGAGGCCGAATTCGCGATCGACCAGTATCTGCTCAAGGGCGGCACGGTGGTCGCCTGCGTCGATCCGTTCTCCGTCGCCGCGCAGATGACCGGCGGCGGCAACCCGATGATGGGCATGCCCGGAGCGCCGACGTCCTCGAGCCTCCCCACCCTGATGAAGGCGTGGGGCGTCGAGATGGCGACCAACCAGGTCGTCGGCGACGGCCGCTACCAGACGGTGATGAACGGCAACCGCCCGGGACTCGCCGTGCTGACCGTCCCGCAGGAAGGAATGCCTCAAGAGGACAGCATCATCACCAAGGATCTCACCAGCGTGACGCTCTTCCTTCCCGGAGGCATGACCAAGACCGGCGGCGCGGGCATTTCGATCGACACCTTGGTCAAGGCATCGCCGGAAGCCGGACTCGTGGACAACATGCCGGCTTCGCGACTCGACCCGTCGCTGGTCACCACCTTCCGGCCGGACGGCAAGACCTACGACCTCGTCCTTCACCTCCACGGTTCGTTCAAGACCGCATTCCCGGATGGTGATCCCGCCGCGAAGACGGAAGAAGCCGCCGGTGAGGCCGAAGAAGAGCAGGACGGCGATGCCGCCCCGGCTGAAGCCGCCGACACCACCCCGGCTACGGAAGCAACCGACGGGGATGCGAACGAAGAGGAGGCCGCTCCCGAGGAGCCGAAGGCAACCTCACTGACCAAGGCCGAGAAGAATGGCAACGTCTTCCTCATTTCGGACGTCGACGCCTTCTACGACAACTTCGCCTACCAGGTGCAGCGGCTCGGCAACATCCAGCTTGCCCAGCCGATCAACGGCAACTCGTCGCTGCTCTTCAACGTGATCGACCAGGCCGCCTCGTCGACCCACCTCATCGGATCGCGCAGCCGCGCGGCCACCAGCCGGCCGTTCACCGTGTTCCGGGAAATGGAAGCCGACGCCAACCAGAAGGTCGGAGCCAAGATCCAGGAATTCCAGGACGAGGCGAACGAGGCCCAGCAACGCCTCAACGAACTGCAGTCCCAGAAGACCCGCGGCACCGAGCTCTACCTGACTCCGGAACAGGAGCAGGAGATCAAGAAGCTGCGGTCGCAGGAGGTCGATGCCCGCAAACAGATCCGGGAGCTCGAAAAGGGCCTCCGTCGCGAAAAGGACGCCATTGCCGCCCGGATCATCACCTACAACATCGCCGGCGTCCCGCTGGTCATCATCCTCGTCGGCCTCGGGCTCTTCGCCACCCGCCGTGCCCGCACCCGCGCCCGCTAA
- a CDS encoding DUF4340 domain-containing protein: MNQRQVIVLWIIALVLVGSLVAVNSTKSDGYQSATERSRGETLLADFEPSEVASIVIKQGDETVSLSKKDGQWTVAERDNYPANASSINELLRTIDEVEVTQGIEADPEFAPRFGMDPSAEDDAEKGVDLVMGNDAGTELAQLTFGKNLESASDPMSPFGGGGSTGRFVRNHSDPSGIYVTSELFPNLSADPSAWLDEDFLKVEKIQTIAVSQPGKVDEVAWKITRDDEEGDFLLEGKKDNEQLDTTALNPLKNLFSYARFEDVVPAAEVEAAWDKEQRRQAVIETFEGFTYNVTFGPEKSETTEGEDAQPQTSYLMRVTVTAKIPEQRKAEEGESEEDAKKKKEAFDTRKKTLEEKLETAKQLEGRTYRVTKFTVDALAKDRVGLIKSAPPATTGAPGATTPPMGLGPIAPGAPGPGTATPPRRPARAVTPPIAIPPRPTEEEPDKPEAPEQPAPPETSDTPEAPEGE, encoded by the coding sequence ATGAACCAACGTCAAGTCATTGTCCTTTGGATCATCGCCCTCGTGCTCGTCGGCTCGCTGGTCGCCGTGAACTCGACCAAGAGCGACGGCTACCAGAGCGCCACCGAACGCAGCCGCGGTGAAACGCTGCTCGCCGACTTCGAACCCTCGGAAGTCGCGTCGATCGTGATCAAGCAGGGAGACGAAACCGTGAGCCTGTCCAAGAAAGACGGTCAGTGGACGGTCGCCGAGCGTGACAACTACCCCGCGAACGCCAGCTCGATCAACGAACTGCTCCGCACCATCGACGAAGTCGAAGTGACGCAGGGCATCGAGGCCGATCCCGAGTTCGCCCCGCGCTTCGGCATGGACCCGAGCGCCGAGGACGATGCCGAGAAGGGCGTCGACCTCGTGATGGGCAACGACGCCGGCACCGAGCTCGCCCAGTTGACCTTCGGCAAGAACCTCGAGAGCGCGTCCGATCCGATGAGCCCGTTCGGCGGCGGCGGATCGACCGGCCGCTTCGTCCGCAACCACTCCGACCCGTCGGGCATCTATGTCACCAGCGAGCTCTTCCCGAACCTCAGCGCGGATCCTTCGGCGTGGCTCGATGAGGATTTCCTCAAGGTCGAGAAGATCCAGACGATCGCAGTCAGCCAGCCGGGCAAGGTCGACGAAGTCGCATGGAAGATCACCCGCGACGACGAGGAAGGCGACTTCTTGCTCGAGGGCAAGAAGGACAACGAGCAGCTCGACACCACCGCGCTCAATCCGCTCAAGAACCTCTTCTCCTATGCCCGCTTCGAGGACGTCGTTCCCGCCGCCGAGGTTGAAGCGGCATGGGACAAGGAACAGCGCCGTCAGGCGGTGATCGAGACCTTCGAAGGATTCACCTACAACGTCACCTTCGGACCCGAGAAGAGCGAGACCACCGAAGGTGAGGACGCGCAGCCCCAGACGTCCTACCTGATGCGAGTCACCGTAACGGCCAAGATTCCGGAGCAACGGAAGGCCGAGGAAGGCGAGTCCGAGGAGGACGCCAAGAAGAAGAAGGAGGCGTTCGACACGCGGAAGAAGACTCTCGAAGAGAAACTCGAAACCGCCAAGCAGCTCGAAGGCCGCACCTATCGCGTGACCAAGTTCACCGTGGACGCGCTCGCCAAGGACCGGGTCGGACTGATCAAGTCCGCACCCCCCGCAACCACCGGCGCACCCGGAGCAACCACTCCTCCGATGGGACTCGGCCCGATCGCCCCGGGAGCTCCCGGCCCCGGAACCGCCACACCGCCGCGGCGTCCGGCGCGGGCGGTCACCCCGCCGATCGCCATTCCTCCCCGCCCGACCGAGGAGGAACCCGACAAGCCGGAAGCTCCGGAGCAGCCTGCTCCTCCGGAAACGTCCGACACTCCGGAAGCGCCCGAAGGCGAATGA
- a CDS encoding ABC transporter permease, with product MKDVWTIYKRELSSYFGQPIAYAIIVIFLLLSMVFTFTLGNFIEAGDASLTYSFFLYLPFVLMVLVPAVGMRLWSEELRSGTVELLGTYPISMWAVILGKFKAAATVWLLAIALTFPIWLTVNWLGSPDNLAIFSGYIGAFLLACTFLAITLLVSAFTRDQVVCLIVSSAICIGLVFATFDPFVRQYSKTFPAEVKDAITALGVWEHFLSLARGAFRLQDFIWFFSIIVASLLGTSAILSAKRS from the coding sequence ATGAAAGACGTCTGGACCATCTACAAACGCGAGCTCTCGAGCTACTTCGGGCAGCCGATCGCCTACGCCATCATCGTCATCTTCCTGCTGCTCTCGATGGTGTTCACCTTCACCCTCGGGAACTTCATCGAAGCGGGCGACGCGTCCCTCACCTACTCCTTCTTCCTTTACCTGCCCTTCGTCCTGATGGTGCTGGTGCCCGCGGTCGGCATGCGGTTGTGGTCGGAGGAACTCCGCAGCGGCACGGTCGAGCTTCTCGGCACCTACCCGATCTCGATGTGGGCCGTGATTCTCGGCAAGTTCAAGGCGGCCGCAACCGTCTGGCTGCTGGCCATCGCACTGACCTTCCCGATCTGGCTGACCGTCAACTGGCTTGGAAGCCCCGACAACCTCGCGATCTTCTCGGGCTACATCGGCGCCTTCCTGCTGGCCTGCACCTTCCTCGCGATCACCCTGCTGGTCTCGGCCTTCACCCGCGACCAGGTCGTCTGCCTGATCGTCTCGTCGGCAATCTGCATCGGGCTGGTGTTCGCCACCTTCGACCCCTTCGTCCGCCAGTATTCGAAGACCTTCCCCGCTGAGGTGAAAGACGCGATCACCGCCCTCGGCGTGTGGGAGCACTTCCTCTCGCTGGCCCGCGGCGCGTTCCGCCTGCAGGACTTCATCTGGTTCTTCTCGATCATCGTGGCGTCGCTTCTCGGCACCAGCGCCATCCTCTCCGCCAAGCGCTCCTAA
- the ybeY gene encoding rRNA maturation RNase YbeY, which yields MKREVLVCDHQSRVAVPPAWLVGMEQAGVAAADQIVNRFLIDPQAPLAELECVEVALVDDSESDRVHREFMGIEGATDVITFEHGEIVIGVEVAKRQAGEYDEPELRELLRYLVHGLLHLAGHEDEAEADRAVMEAAQEALVAELWPRLSDPS from the coding sequence ATGAAGCGTGAGGTGCTCGTCTGCGACCATCAGAGCCGGGTGGCGGTGCCGCCGGCCTGGCTGGTCGGAATGGAGCAGGCCGGTGTCGCTGCGGCCGACCAGATCGTGAATCGCTTTCTCATCGATCCGCAGGCACCGCTGGCGGAGCTGGAGTGCGTCGAGGTCGCGCTGGTCGATGATTCCGAAAGCGACCGCGTGCATCGCGAGTTCATGGGGATCGAGGGCGCGACCGATGTAATCACCTTCGAGCACGGAGAGATCGTGATCGGTGTCGAGGTGGCGAAGCGCCAGGCGGGAGAGTATGACGAGCCGGAACTGCGTGAGCTGTTGCGGTATCTCGTGCACGGCCTGCTCCATCTCGCCGGTCACGAGGATGAAGCCGAGGCGGACCGGGCCGTGATGGAGGCGGCGCAGGAAGCGCTGGTCGCGGAGTTGTGGCCCCGGCTGAGCGATCCATCCTGA